The following are from one region of the Hydrogenimonas sp. SS33 genome:
- a CDS encoding tetraacyldisaccharide 4'-kinase has translation MKSAVTFFENLFYRPKWYHWVAAFVLLPLSLLYGLVMFLRRRLLRPRDMGVPVVSVGNLTVGGSGKTPMTITLARRFEKAAVVLRGYGRKSEGLHVVSLWGAVQCGVETAGDEAMLLARKLPEATVIVAEDRVEGIEKAKEAGAKVVFLDDGFSKVGIEKVDLLLLPSDLPNPFPLPSGPFREFPFEKRRADIVLKEGRDFRREVHCPECDKFRRLLLVTAIANPARLEPWLPKNLAGRLLYPDHAWFDEEQIREKMAETGADALLVTEKDAVKLEKFNLPMARLELQMQVDPAIVERIAGEVQR, from the coding sequence GTGAAATCTGCCGTCACATTCTTCGAAAACCTCTTCTACCGCCCCAAGTGGTACCACTGGGTCGCGGCATTCGTCCTTCTGCCGCTCTCTCTGCTCTACGGTTTGGTGATGTTTCTCAGGCGCCGCCTCCTGCGCCCGCGCGATATGGGCGTGCCCGTCGTCAGTGTCGGCAACCTCACCGTCGGCGGCAGCGGAAAGACCCCCATGACCATCACGTTGGCCCGCCGTTTCGAAAAGGCGGCGGTGGTGCTTCGGGGGTATGGCCGCAAGAGCGAGGGGTTGCACGTCGTGAGCCTCTGGGGAGCGGTTCAGTGCGGCGTCGAAACCGCCGGCGACGAAGCGATGCTGCTGGCCCGCAAACTTCCCGAAGCCACGGTCATCGTGGCGGAAGATCGGGTGGAGGGGATAGAAAAGGCCAAAGAGGCCGGGGCAAAGGTGGTCTTTCTCGACGACGGGTTTTCGAAAGTCGGCATCGAAAAGGTCGACCTCCTGCTGCTTCCCTCCGACCTGCCCAACCCCTTTCCCCTGCCGTCGGGCCCCTTTCGGGAGTTTCCATTCGAAAAGCGCCGGGCCGACATTGTTTTGAAGGAGGGGCGCGATTTTCGGCGCGAAGTGCATTGCCCAGAGTGCGACAAATTCCGCCGTCTGCTGCTGGTCACGGCCATCGCCAACCCCGCCAGGCTGGAGCCCTGGCTGCCGAAGAATCTGGCCGGCCGCCTCCTCTATCCCGACCATGCCTGGTTCGACGAAGAGCAGATTCGCGAAAAAATGGCGGAGACGGGCGCCGACGCCCTGCTGGTGACCGAAAAAGATGCGGTAAAATTGGAGAAGTTCAACCTTCCGATGGCCCGGCTGGAGCTGCAGATGCAGGTCGACCCGGCCATTGTGGAGAGAATCGCAGGGGAGGTGCAGCGATGA
- a CDS encoding ferritin-like domain-containing protein, whose product MYTNLRHGVFTFDHDTPVETFDTPSYASVAPIVRPREVPKRKRFDDPEGQGVLLHAIAHIEYSAIDLALDSAYRFRRMPEAYYADWVEVAHDEVRHFRMLEALMRKIGVRYGDYPVHTALFDAGRKSGGDPLERMAVVPRYLEANGLDANPKIIEKLRRYPPTPMLEAIVEALEVILEEEVSHVSKGDRWFKHFCEARGVDTAVYFDIVERYYPGLEQKNLRLNVDARRAAGFACDELKRMGAKKCE is encoded by the coding sequence TTGTACACCAACTTGCGGCACGGTGTTTTCACTTTCGACCACGATACGCCCGTCGAAACCTTCGACACCCCCTCCTACGCCTCCGTCGCACCCATTGTCCGCCCCAGAGAGGTGCCCAAACGGAAGCGTTTCGACGACCCGGAGGGGCAGGGTGTGCTGCTTCACGCCATCGCCCATATCGAATACAGTGCCATCGACCTGGCCCTCGACTCGGCCTACCGTTTCCGCCGCATGCCCGAAGCCTACTACGCAGACTGGGTGGAGGTGGCCCATGACGAGGTACGCCATTTTCGGATGCTGGAAGCCCTGATGCGAAAAATCGGCGTCCGGTACGGCGACTATCCGGTCCATACGGCCCTTTTCGATGCCGGCAGAAAGAGCGGAGGCGACCCGCTCGAACGGATGGCGGTGGTGCCCCGCTACCTGGAGGCCAACGGGCTGGACGCCAACCCGAAGATCATCGAAAAACTGCGCCGCTACCCGCCGACGCCGATGCTCGAAGCGATCGTGGAGGCGTTGGAAGTGATACTGGAAGAGGAGGTCTCCCATGTGTCCAAGGGGGATCGTTGGTTCAAACATTTCTGTGAAGCGCGGGGGGTGGATACCGCTGTCTATTTCGACATTGTGGAGCGCTACTACCCGGGTCTGGAGCAAAAAAACCTTCGGCTCAATGTCGATGCCAGGCGTGCCGCCGGTTTCGCCTGTGATGAATTGAAACGGATGGGGGCCAAGAAGTGCGAATAG
- a CDS encoding DegT/DnrJ/EryC1/StrS aminotransferase family protein has protein sequence MAREIPFFVPDIGPAERDEVDQVLSLEGEGKIDALEEAFRKKTGATYAVSTNSGTSALHLAMCAMDLKRGDKIICSVNAFPSVPEVVRHFDAEPIFVDIDGDDFNIDLDALEKVLEENRSKKLKGAIVNHVAGQPTDLARLYDIAAKYGIKIVEDASDALGGTYDGRPIGATGADITCFSFSPHMKNSIANAGMLLCEDDTLHERATLLRNHAIQSDGWDKYGNLEYVYDVVDIGCKYDISLLDAAYALAQYRRIDKMVARRQAIAAKYDKALAGVKHVTLPVKKRDHIYQQYIIRIDRNRDGFARALKEKGVHTGLHYIPLHLLSYYKQKYGLRVNDFQQALQTYQQVLSLPIYHNMSDDDVAYVCNAVQEVAAAHI, from the coding sequence GTGGCACGAGAGATTCCTTTTTTTGTACCCGACATCGGCCCGGCGGAGCGGGATGAGGTCGATCAGGTTCTGAGCCTCGAAGGTGAAGGGAAAATTGACGCACTGGAAGAGGCGTTCAGGAAAAAGACCGGCGCGACCTATGCCGTCTCCACCAACAGCGGCACGTCGGCACTGCATCTGGCCATGTGCGCCATGGACCTGAAGCGGGGCGACAAGATCATCTGCTCCGTCAACGCCTTTCCCTCCGTGCCCGAGGTGGTCCGCCATTTCGATGCGGAGCCGATCTTTGTCGATATCGACGGCGACGATTTCAACATCGACCTGGACGCCCTGGAGAAGGTGCTGGAAGAGAACCGCTCGAAAAAGCTCAAAGGGGCCATCGTCAACCATGTGGCGGGCCAGCCGACCGATCTGGCGCGACTCTACGACATCGCGGCGAAATACGGCATCAAGATCGTCGAAGACGCCAGTGACGCGCTGGGGGGAACCTACGACGGCAGGCCCATCGGTGCCACGGGAGCGGACATCACCTGCTTCAGCTTCTCGCCCCATATGAAAAACTCCATCGCCAACGCGGGGATGCTCCTTTGTGAAGACGATACCCTCCATGAGCGTGCCACGCTGCTGCGCAATCACGCCATCCAGTCCGACGGGTGGGACAAGTACGGCAACCTGGAGTATGTCTACGATGTGGTCGATATCGGTTGCAAGTACGACATCAGCCTGCTGGATGCCGCCTACGCCCTGGCCCAGTACAGGCGGATCGACAAGATGGTGGCGCGCCGCCAGGCGATCGCGGCGAAGTACGACAAGGCGCTGGCCGGCGTCAAGCATGTCACCCTGCCGGTAAAAAAGCGCGACCACATCTACCAGCAGTACATCATACGCATCGACCGCAACCGCGACGGCTTCGCCAGGGCACTGAAAGAGAAGGGGGTGCATACCGGGCTGCACTATATTCCCCTCCATCTGCTCAGCTACTACAAACAGAAATACGGCCTTCGCGTCAACGACTTCCAGCAGGCGCTGCAAACCTACCAGCAGGTGCTGTCGCTGCCCATCTACCACAACATGAGCGACGATGACGTGGCCTATGTCTGCAACGCCGTCCAAGAGGTCGCGGCGGCCCATATCTGA
- a CDS encoding MBL fold metallo-hydrolase, with the protein MQIQMQPMGAYQTNCYIVTVDGKDYIIDPGVGAAEWVESRVTHPVAILNTHGHFDHVWSNAELKERLNLPIYCPEGDLFMLENDPFGQGTPPSRADVAVKPDERVTIEGVPFTFLHFPGHTPGCSAIEIGDAWFCGDFLFQGSIGRVDFPYSDPAAMVKSLKKAMACEKEVTLYPGHGPSTTLAKEKRNIPYWIRALGG; encoded by the coding sequence ATGCAGATTCAGATGCAGCCCATGGGGGCCTATCAGACCAACTGCTACATCGTGACGGTGGATGGGAAAGACTACATCATCGACCCGGGTGTCGGCGCGGCGGAGTGGGTGGAGAGCCGCGTCACCCACCCGGTGGCCATTCTCAATACCCACGGCCATTTCGACCATGTCTGGAGCAATGCCGAGCTCAAAGAGAGGCTGAACCTGCCCATCTACTGCCCCGAAGGGGATCTTTTCATGCTGGAGAACGACCCTTTCGGCCAGGGAACGCCCCCCAGCCGGGCCGATGTGGCGGTCAAGCCGGACGAAAGGGTAACGATCGAAGGCGTCCCCTTCACCTTTCTCCATTTCCCCGGGCACACCCCCGGCTGCAGCGCCATCGAAATCGGCGATGCCTGGTTCTGCGGCGATTTTCTTTTTCAGGGCTCCATCGGCCGGGTCGACTTCCCCTACTCCGACCCCGCCGCCATGGTAAAAAGCCTGAAAAAAGCGATGGCCTGCGAAAAGGAGGTCACCCTCTACCCCGGGCACGGCCCGAGCACCACGCTGGCCAAAGAGAAAAGGAACATACCCTACTGGATCAGGGCGCTGGGAGGGTAA
- a CDS encoding hotdog domain-containing protein: MAEEKLEDETEEVENVNSNENIPLRTHQRIDQSLCGTLVQLKPGYAKVELETTREMIVDDMGLVHGGFTFAAADFAAMAAVNEPNVVLVSSNCRFLSPVKVGDKVVFEAKELFREARKRNIHVIGYFEDIKVFEGEFMAVVLERHVLKLKLVKDEEE; encoded by the coding sequence ATGGCCGAAGAGAAACTGGAAGATGAGACCGAAGAGGTAGAGAACGTCAACAGTAATGAAAATATTCCGTTGCGGACACATCAGCGCATCGACCAGTCCCTTTGCGGGACACTGGTGCAATTGAAACCGGGATATGCGAAGGTGGAGCTGGAGACGACGCGGGAGATGATCGTCGACGATATGGGACTGGTCCATGGAGGTTTCACCTTCGCCGCCGCGGACTTCGCCGCCATGGCCGCGGTGAATGAACCCAACGTGGTGCTGGTCAGCAGCAACTGCCGTTTCCTCTCACCCGTCAAGGTCGGCGACAAGGTGGTTTTCGAAGCGAAGGAGCTCTTTCGGGAGGCCCGCAAACGCAACATCCATGTCATCGGCTATTTCGAGGATATCAAGGTATTCGAAGGGGAGTTCATGGCGGTGGTGCTGGAGCGGCACGTTCTGAAGCTGAAACTGGTGAAGGACGAGGAGGAGTGA